In the genome of Nitrospira japonica, one region contains:
- a CDS encoding DsbA family protein, protein MAEPHHHGQSLDLTEHDHVQGEVSAPVVLIEYGDFQCPFSREAVKTVRALQREFDRSLRFVFRHFPLVDKHSHALQAAEAAEAAAAQGQFWAMYTMLFANQWELEYGDLMEYAKQLELDRTQFSESLTTHRHLDRIRTDVGTGRRHGVTGTPTFFINGRRQDGNDDLRALAAAMRHALGS, encoded by the coding sequence ATGGCCGAGCCGCATCATCATGGACAGTCACTCGATCTCACGGAGCATGACCACGTGCAAGGAGAGGTATCGGCTCCGGTCGTCCTGATCGAATACGGGGATTTCCAATGTCCGTTCAGCCGGGAAGCGGTCAAGACCGTGCGGGCCTTACAGCGTGAGTTCGATCGGTCTCTTCGATTCGTGTTCCGGCATTTTCCGCTGGTGGACAAACATTCCCATGCCCTCCAGGCTGCCGAAGCGGCTGAAGCGGCGGCCGCCCAAGGACAGTTTTGGGCCATGTACACGATGTTGTTTGCCAATCAATGGGAACTCGAATACGGCGATCTGATGGAGTATGCGAAGCAGCTTGAATTGGATCGCACGCAGTTCAGCGAGTCCCTGACCACCCATCGACACCTCGACCGTATCCGCACGGACGTGGGCACGGGCCGCCGGCATGGAGTGACGGGGACGCCGACATTTTTTATCAACGGCCGTCGCCAGGACGGCAATGACGACCTACGCGCATTGGCGGCTGCGATGCGCCACGCGCTGGGCTCATAA
- a CDS encoding response regulator, with the protein MKPFLVTVDDDPEVSRAVERDLRRRFAEQYRILRAESGPEALVSLEQLKLRNDTVALFLVDQRMPQMTGVEFLAQAITLFPDAKRILLTAYADTDAAIRAINDAQVDYYLMKPWHPPEERLYPIIDDLLEDWRASFKAPFQGIRVLGHRWSPQTHQIKEFLAKNQLPYQWLDVEKDAEAEQLLQSTHAGNDQLPVVVFPDGSSLIQPTTLQVAEKVGFRMKAEQPLYDLIVIGAGPAGLAAAVYGGSEGLKTVLIEREAPGGQAGMSSRIENYLGFPAGLSGQDLARRALTQAQRFGVEILNPQQAVSLRVAGPARIVTLADGSELSGKTVLITTGVSYRTLDVPGMAELTGAGVYYGAGMTEALASKGEDVFIIGGANSAGQAAVYFASHARQVTMLVRGDSLTATMSHYLIERLKQTPNILVETSVEVAEACGTSRLESLVLQHAKTRDRRRVQAQSLFILIGASPHTDWLGDSVLRDEYGFILSGPDLVRDGCLPSSWPLQRPPYLFETSVPGIFVAGDARHGSIKRVASGVGEGTIAEKMIERYLDGV; encoded by the coding sequence ATGAAACCCTTTTTGGTCACGGTGGATGACGACCCCGAGGTCTCGCGTGCGGTGGAACGGGATCTCCGCCGCAGGTTTGCCGAGCAGTACCGAATCCTGCGAGCGGAATCCGGCCCGGAAGCGCTGGTGTCGCTGGAGCAGCTCAAGCTTCGTAATGACACCGTCGCCCTGTTCCTCGTGGATCAACGAATGCCTCAAATGACGGGGGTTGAATTCTTGGCCCAAGCGATCACGCTGTTTCCTGACGCCAAACGCATCTTGCTCACCGCCTACGCCGATACGGATGCGGCGATCCGCGCCATCAACGACGCGCAAGTCGACTACTACTTGATGAAGCCCTGGCATCCTCCCGAGGAACGTTTGTATCCCATCATCGATGACCTCCTGGAGGACTGGCGCGCCTCGTTCAAAGCCCCGTTTCAAGGCATCCGGGTATTGGGACACCGCTGGTCGCCCCAAACGCATCAGATCAAGGAATTCCTCGCCAAGAACCAGCTCCCGTATCAATGGCTGGACGTGGAGAAGGATGCCGAGGCCGAACAGCTGCTTCAATCGACCCATGCAGGGAATGATCAACTGCCCGTGGTGGTCTTTCCCGACGGCTCGTCTCTGATCCAGCCCACGACGCTTCAGGTGGCGGAGAAAGTCGGCTTCCGAATGAAAGCCGAGCAGCCGCTATATGACCTCATCGTCATCGGCGCCGGGCCGGCCGGATTGGCCGCCGCCGTCTACGGAGGGTCCGAAGGGCTCAAGACGGTCTTGATCGAGCGTGAAGCGCCGGGCGGCCAAGCCGGCATGAGTTCCCGGATTGAAAACTACCTGGGCTTCCCGGCTGGCCTCAGCGGCCAGGATCTCGCCCGGCGCGCCCTGACGCAGGCGCAGCGATTCGGCGTCGAGATTCTGAATCCGCAGCAGGCCGTCAGCCTGCGCGTGGCAGGGCCGGCGCGGATCGTCACGCTCGCCGACGGCAGCGAGCTCAGCGGGAAGACCGTGCTCATTACGACCGGCGTCTCCTACCGTACGCTCGATGTGCCTGGCATGGCCGAGCTGACCGGCGCGGGTGTCTATTACGGAGCCGGCATGACGGAAGCGCTCGCGTCCAAGGGAGAAGACGTCTTCATCATCGGCGGCGCGAATTCTGCCGGCCAGGCGGCGGTCTATTTTGCCAGTCACGCCCGCCAGGTGACGATGTTGGTGCGTGGTGACAGCCTCACGGCCACGATGTCGCACTACCTGATCGAACGCCTCAAGCAAACGCCGAACATTCTCGTCGAAACCAGCGTGGAGGTGGCCGAGGCCTGCGGCACATCCCGGCTCGAATCGTTGGTCCTCCAACATGCCAAGACCAGGGACCGGCGCAGGGTGCAGGCCCAATCGCTATTCATTCTGATCGGCGCGTCTCCCCATACGGACTGGCTTGGAGACAGTGTCCTTCGCGACGAGTATGGGTTCATCCTGTCCGGTCCTGACTTGGTACGGGACGGCTGTCTGCCGTCGAGCTGGCCGCTCCAGAGACCCCCATACCTTTTCGAAACGAGCGTGCCCGGCATCTTCGTCGCGGGCGACGCGCGCCATGGATCGATCAAACGGGTCGCATCGGGGGTTGGTGAAGGCACGATCGCAGAGAAGATGATCGAACGCTATTTGGATGGAGTCTAG